From Tachypleus tridentatus isolate NWPU-2018 chromosome 8, ASM421037v1, whole genome shotgun sequence, a single genomic window includes:
- the LOC143223274 gene encoding leptin receptor gene-related protein-like isoform X2, translating to MADIKGLIALAFSGSIGMVFLVLACALPQFNNWWPLFVIIFHVLSPLPTIISRCFSDDMGSSNACKELCIFITTGIVISSFGLPILLARAPREEPVIEWGACGLILSGNIVVYLTILGFFMVFNNDEVDYSMW from the exons aTGGCAGATATAAAGgg GTTAATAGCACTAGCATTCTCGGGCTCAATTGGAATGGTATTTTTAGTTCTTGCATGTGCTCTACCTCAGTTTAA TAACTGGTGGCCTCTGTTTGTTATTATCTTTCACGTCCTTTCTCCTCTCCCTACAATCATATCTCGTTGTTTCAGTGATGATATGGGATCTAGTAATGCTTGCAAAGAGTTGTGTATCTTTATAACAACAGGAATTGTCATATCATCTTTTGGATTGCCAATTTTGTTAGCCAGAGCACCAAGGGAGGAACCTGTG atagAGTGGGGGGCTTGTGGATTGATTCTGTCTGGTAATATTGTGGTGTATTTAACCATCTTGGGCTTTTTTATGGTCTTTAACAATGATGAGGTTGACTACAGCATGTGGTGA
- the LOC143223274 gene encoding leptin receptor gene-related protein-like isoform X1, translating into MTHELTGLIALAFSGSIGMVFLVLACALPQFNNWWPLFVIIFHVLSPLPTIISRCFSDDMGSSNACKELCIFITTGIVISSFGLPILLARAPREEPVIEWGACGLILSGNIVVYLTILGFFMVFNNDEVDYSMW; encoded by the exons ATGACACACGAACTGACAGG GTTAATAGCACTAGCATTCTCGGGCTCAATTGGAATGGTATTTTTAGTTCTTGCATGTGCTCTACCTCAGTTTAA TAACTGGTGGCCTCTGTTTGTTATTATCTTTCACGTCCTTTCTCCTCTCCCTACAATCATATCTCGTTGTTTCAGTGATGATATGGGATCTAGTAATGCTTGCAAAGAGTTGTGTATCTTTATAACAACAGGAATTGTCATATCATCTTTTGGATTGCCAATTTTGTTAGCCAGAGCACCAAGGGAGGAACCTGTG atagAGTGGGGGGCTTGTGGATTGATTCTGTCTGGTAATATTGTGGTGTATTTAACCATCTTGGGCTTTTTTATGGTCTTTAACAATGATGAGGTTGACTACAGCATGTGGTGA
- the LOC143223274 gene encoding leptin receptor gene-related protein-like isoform X3, translating into MVFLVLACALPQFNNWWPLFVIIFHVLSPLPTIISRCFSDDMGSSNACKELCIFITTGIVISSFGLPILLARAPREEPVIEWGACGLILSGNIVVYLTILGFFMVFNNDEVDYSMW; encoded by the exons ATGGTATTTTTAGTTCTTGCATGTGCTCTACCTCAGTTTAA TAACTGGTGGCCTCTGTTTGTTATTATCTTTCACGTCCTTTCTCCTCTCCCTACAATCATATCTCGTTGTTTCAGTGATGATATGGGATCTAGTAATGCTTGCAAAGAGTTGTGTATCTTTATAACAACAGGAATTGTCATATCATCTTTTGGATTGCCAATTTTGTTAGCCAGAGCACCAAGGGAGGAACCTGTG atagAGTGGGGGGCTTGTGGATTGATTCTGTCTGGTAATATTGTGGTGTATTTAACCATCTTGGGCTTTTTTATGGTCTTTAACAATGATGAGGTTGACTACAGCATGTGGTGA